TTATGATTCCAGCTTCAATAGCCGTTGGTTTAAAAAATTTACTAAATTTAAGGAATAAAAATACTACAAATAAGAAGCGTTTTGTGGATTTTCATATACTATTTGATAAGAAAAAAACAATTGAAAACTTCCGTAATCTTTCTGAAGTATACCCAGCCCAAAAGGTGAAACGTAAAGGACATATTTCTCGATTTGATTATGATTTGAAGGATATGAATGTTACGTACAGCTATAATGGGAAACAATCAACTCTTGATGAGTTTCTTAAAAACACGACGGCGACAGGCTTTTTCATTATGAAAGATTATAAAGTTGTAAATGAGCGATACTTTCATGGAAATACGTGCAAATCTCTTAATACTTCATGGTCTGTAGCAAAATCTTTTTTATCTGCTTTAGTAGGTATAGCGATTGATGAAGGGGATATTAAATCAGTAAAGGATCCAATCATTGCTTATTTGCCAGAGTTAAAGGACTCCGGATATAAAAATGTTTCTATTAAGGAATGTCTACAGATGTGCTCTGGTATTTATTTCAATGAAGATTATCATAATTTGTCATCAGATTTTTATATGCTGATGCAAGCGTCATTGACTGCAAGTAAGAGTGTAAATGAGTATATAAATCAATTTAAGTATAAAGAATTTTCTGGGAAATTTTCTTATAAAAGTATAGATGCGCAAGTGTTAGGCATGTTGATTGCAAAAGCAACTGGACGGAACTTAGCACAATATTTGCAAGAGAAAATATGGGAACCGCTTGGAATGGAGTCCCATGCATTTTGGAATATAGGTAGTGATGGGAG
This sequence is a window from Bacillus pseudomycoides DSM 12442. Protein-coding genes within it:
- a CDS encoding serine hydrolase domain-containing protein produces the protein MNKKYSFKRTIMIPASIAVGLKNLLNLRNKNTTNKKRFVDFHILFDKKKTIENFRNLSEVYPAQKVKRKGHISRFDYDLKDMNVTYSYNGKQSTLDEFLKNTTATGFFIMKDYKVVNERYFHGNTCKSLNTSWSVAKSFLSALVGIAIDEGDIKSVKDPIIAYLPELKDSGYKNVSIKECLQMCSGIYFNEDYHNLSSDFYMLMQASLTASKSVNEYINQFKYKEFSGKFSYKSIDAQVLGMLIAKATGRNLAQYLQEKIWEPLGMESHAFWNIGSDGSMISYSFLNATLRDFARFGLLYLHNGNWKGKQIISQEWIRESTIPERYNLLKDNQSHFTDNYQYQWWTPGPDYIVGEFLAIGIWGQNIYINQPENLVIVRTSADPSFEKHHYEMYAVYRAIVDFLRKES